From one Humulus lupulus chromosome 8, drHumLupu1.1, whole genome shotgun sequence genomic stretch:
- the LOC133793451 gene encoding peroxidase 27-like: MASQKVLLCFALQLIFVLSVLDHHNANAQGLTVGFYKKSCPKAEAIVTKIIEQTMAVAPSLGAPLMRMHFHDCFVRGCEGSVLLNSATNQSEKFAIPNLSLRGFQIIDKIKVALEKECPGVVSCADVLALAARDSVAALNGPTWEVETGRRDGRVSNITEALLQLPPPFLNIAGLKTSFLSRGLSVKDLAVLSGGHTIGTSHCTSFNNRLYNFTGKGDTDPTLDSEYIDRLKMKCKPADQTTLVEMDPGSFKTFDVKYFDLVAKRRGLFSSDSALLDDSETKAYVLSHATASGTSSFFKDFGVSMVNMGRLGVLTGSAGEIRKVCSAVN, translated from the exons ATGGCTAGTCAAAAGGTTCTATTATGTTTCGCTTTACAATTGATTTTCGTACTGTCTGTCCTTGATCACCACAATGCAAATGCTCAGGGCTTGACAGTTGGGTTCTATAAGAAATCGTGCCCAAAGGCAGAGGCTATTGTAACGAAAATCATAGAACAAACTATGGCAGTAGCACCATCACTTGGAGCCCCTTTGATGAGAATGCATTTTCATGATTGTTTTGTTAGG GGTTGTGAGGGTTCAGTGCTGCTGAATTCTGCCACTAACCAGTCTGAGAAATTTGCCATACCCAATTTGAGCCTTCGAGGGTTCCAAATTATTGATAAAATTAAGGTTGCATTGGAGAAGGAGTGCCCTGGAGTGGTTTCGTGTGCCGATGTATTGGCCCTAGCGGCCAGGGATTCTGTGGCTGCG TTGAACGGACCAACCTGGGAAGTTGAAACTGGAAGAAGAGACGGAAGAGTTTCAAATATTACTGAGGCCCTCTTACAACTACCCCCACCTTTTCTTAACATTGCTGGCCTCAAAACTTCCTTTTTAAGCAGAGGATTAAGCGTAAAAGACTTAGCAGTGCTCTCAG GTGGACACACCATTGGAACATCACACTGCACTTCCTTCAACAACCGTCTTTACAACTTCACCGGAAAGGGTGACACCGACCCGACCTTGGATTCGGAGTACATTGATAGACTTAAGATGAAGTGCAAGCCTGCTGACCAGACCACACTGGTGGAGATGGACCCAGGAAGTTTCAAAACTTTTGATGTCAAATACTTCGACCTCGTCGCCAAGAGAAGGGGTCTCTTCTCATCAGACTCTGCGCTTCTCGACGACAGTGAGACAAAAGCTTACGTTTTGAGTCACGCCACAGCCTCCGGGACATcctctttcttcaaggacttcggTGTCTCCATGGTCAACATGGGAAGGCTTGGAGTTCTCACCGGTTCAGCTGGTGAAATCAGGAAGGTCTGCTCCGCGGTCAACTAA